A single genomic interval of Oryza sativa Japonica Group chromosome 7, ASM3414082v1 harbors:
- the LOC112939704 gene encoding uncharacterized protein, with translation MTGGSGEHPQHSPRTRGIIQHFERQVREHAEGLDEDVRVANDRLGQLEAAQIDTNSKLSSLERSLVAVNTSLAGILNTLERMGQDGHDGSARRNHNGHDANSSIAAREELEYAADTEHDEEVLGRPQRQQCRQRHGMGAPPRREVRDNDDSLGKIKFTIPCFDGKYDPDAYLTWELAIDQKFACHDFPENKRVRAATSEFTDFASIWWSEFVRSNPNNTPQTWDAMKRVMRARFVPSYHARDLLHKLQQLRQGNKSVEEYYQALQTGMLRCGLVENDDAGMARFMGGLNREILDILAYKEYNSINRLFHLACKAEREVQGRRASFKTNISAGCASSWTSSDVTMATMDTTIAHIMNQQEDIKIKSFMCCNLIRPRVTLLTSNGRQIYIRAPFWAREYLMESSRSPPSNGSSLISEIYLVWPQSQKQGAASPVLGQWACNFVWDPGPCGAHVGCAPIWWSTTLGPSWSSSHLYK, from the coding sequence ATGACAGGAGGATCGGGGGAGCACCCTCAACATTCACCACGTACGAGGGGCATCATACAACATTTTGAGCGCCAAGTGAGGGAGCATGCTGAAGGCCTTGATGAGGATGTTAGGGTCGCCAATGATCGCCTTGGTCAATTGGAGGCTGCTCAAATTGACACCAACTCCAAGCTTTCCTCATTGGAGAGGTCCCTTGTGGCTGTGAACACTTCTCTTGCAGGTATCTTGAATACGTTGGAGAGAATGGGCCAAGATGGTCATGATGGATCGGCTAGGCGCAACCACAATGGCCATGATGCTAATAGCAGCATCGCAGCAAGGGAAGAACTGGAGTACGCTGCTGACACTGAGCATGATGAGGAGGTACTTGGTCGTCCACAAAGACAACAGTGCCGGCAGCGCCATGGCATGGGCGCTCCACCACGGCGGGAGGTACGTGATAATGATGATTCTTTAGGCAAGATCAAGTTTACCATTCCTTGctttgatggaaaatatgacCCTGATGCATATCTTACTTGGGAGTTAGCCATTGATCAGAAATTTGCTTGCCATGATTTTCCTGAGAATAAACGTGTTAGGGCTGCTACTAGTGAGTTCACTGATTTTGCATCCATTTGGTGGAGTGAATTTGTTCGTTCCAATCCAAATAACACTCCCCAAACCTGGGATGCAATGAAAAGAGTCATGCGAGCTAGATTTGTTCCTTCATATCATGCACGTGATTTGCTGCACAAATTGCAACAACTTAGACAGGGAAACAAATCTGTAGAGGAATATTATCAAGCTTTGCAAACAGGAATGCTTCGTtgtggattggtagaaaatgaTGATGCTGGTATGGCTAGATTCATGGGTGGGCTGAACCGAGAAATTCTGGACATTCTAGCCTACAAAGAATATAATTCAATTAATCGTttgtttcatcttgcttgtaaagCTGAAAGGGAAGTACAGGGACGAAGAGCTAGCTTCAAGACTAACATTTCTGCAGGTTGTGCTAGCTCTTGGACATCttctgatgtgaccatggctactatggatacgaccattgctcacatcatgaatcaacaagaagacatcaagatcaagtccttcatgtgctgcaatctgattcggccacgtgttacattgctgacttcaaacggccgccaaatctacatacgtgctccgttttgggcccgtgagtacttgatggaaagctctcgaagtcctccttccaacggatccagcctcatctcggaaatctatctcgtttggccgcaatcacaaaagcaaggtgctgcgtctcctgtattgggccaatgggcttgtaactttgtttgggaccctggcccatgtggggcccatgtggggtgcgccccaatctggtggagcacgacccttggaccctcttggtcgtcctcccacctctataagtag